In Mixta intestinalis, the following are encoded in one genomic region:
- a CDS encoding LysR family transcriptional regulator — MNNALYNQIRIFQSIAREGNISAAARKLEITPPSVSNALKLLEEHIGHPLFVRTTRRIELTETGQLLLEQTAAAVESLENSLESIRDQNQEPSGIVRITLSRFAYLLILKPAMTKFCQQYPGIQLEISVYDGTVNIIEERFDLGIRFGDILEGGVVARPLMKPFREGLYASSAYISEHGMPQVPSDLSQHKLIGYRFITNNRILPLILNDRGEQLTVEMPGQLISNDIDVMADGIRNGLGIGRLFEPIWQLQPDREHFIPVMENYWKTYPPVYLYYPKNAGKTKRVKALIDFLISATGR, encoded by the coding sequence ATGAATAACGCCCTTTATAACCAGATACGCATCTTTCAGAGCATTGCACGTGAGGGCAATATTTCGGCAGCCGCAAGAAAACTGGAAATTACGCCTCCCTCCGTAAGCAATGCGCTTAAGCTGCTGGAAGAGCATATCGGCCATCCGCTTTTTGTGCGTACGACCCGCCGTATAGAGCTGACGGAAACCGGTCAACTGTTGCTGGAACAGACCGCTGCGGCGGTGGAGTCGCTGGAAAATTCGCTTGAAAGCATTCGCGACCAGAATCAGGAGCCCTCTGGTATCGTGCGAATCACGCTCTCGCGTTTTGCCTATTTGTTAATACTTAAGCCTGCAATGACGAAATTCTGTCAGCAATATCCGGGTATACAGCTGGAAATATCGGTTTACGACGGTACCGTGAATATTATCGAAGAGCGTTTTGATCTTGGGATCCGTTTCGGCGATATCCTCGAAGGTGGGGTGGTAGCTCGACCGTTAATGAAACCCTTTCGTGAAGGGTTATATGCATCCTCAGCTTATATCAGCGAGCATGGAATGCCTCAGGTACCGTCAGACCTCAGTCAACACAAGCTGATTGGCTACCGTTTTATCACTAACAACCGCATCCTTCCGTTGATCCTGAACGATCGCGGAGAGCAGTTGACGGTTGAAATGCCCGGGCAGTTAATCAGTAACGATATTGACGTTATGGCCGACGGGATCCGTAACGGGCTGGGAATTGGACGTTTGTTTGAACCCATCTGGCAGTTACAGCCCGACAGGGAGCACTTTATACCCGTGATGGAGAACTACTGGAAAACCTACCCGCCAGTGTATCTCTATTACCCCAAAAACGCGGGTAAAACAAAAAGAGTGAAGGCCCTGATTGATTTTCTGATATCCGCTACGGGGCGATAG
- a CDS encoding LysR family transcriptional regulator, which translates to MQISRADVADLIYFMAIARHRSFSRAAIELGVSASALSHALKGLETRLGVRLLNRTTKSVTPTAAGEELVQSVLQPFDTIEGALESLNRYRDTPTGRIRINAAVEAANLLLAPVMPAFMDRYPDIEIDIVASNRMIDVTDAGFDAGIRYGGTVPEDMVARRLSADIRWVIAASPDYLERYGTPEHPDDLLHHRCISNRLGDDRIYRWELERDGETYQITVPGSVTVNQAETGLVAVLGGAGLMYFPEPLVAPYVKDGRLRLVLTEWSPLEAGFHIYYSSRRQLPTGLRLLIEFLQEARPLGL; encoded by the coding sequence ATGCAAATAAGCAGAGCTGATGTTGCCGATCTCATTTATTTCATGGCTATTGCACGTCATCGCAGTTTCAGCCGTGCGGCGATTGAATTAGGTGTCAGTGCATCAGCGCTTAGTCATGCCCTGAAGGGACTGGAAACCCGGCTCGGGGTTCGCCTGCTTAATCGCACGACCAAGAGCGTTACACCTACGGCAGCAGGTGAAGAACTGGTTCAGTCTGTCCTCCAGCCTTTCGACACCATAGAAGGCGCGCTTGAATCGCTTAACCGATATCGTGATACGCCTACCGGACGTATCCGCATCAATGCTGCCGTTGAAGCGGCAAATCTTTTGCTTGCGCCGGTCATGCCCGCTTTTATGGATCGCTATCCCGATATTGAAATCGATATTGTGGCCAGTAACCGTATGATTGACGTCACTGATGCAGGCTTCGATGCCGGTATCCGCTATGGTGGCACCGTCCCGGAAGATATGGTTGCCCGGCGTTTATCTGCCGACATTCGCTGGGTTATCGCAGCATCCCCCGACTACCTGGAACGCTATGGAACACCTGAACATCCGGATGATTTATTACACCATCGCTGTATAAGCAATCGTCTCGGCGACGATCGAATTTATCGTTGGGAACTTGAGCGAGACGGCGAAACGTACCAAATCACTGTGCCTGGCTCAGTGACAGTCAATCAGGCTGAAACGGGCCTTGTGGCCGTATTGGGCGGGGCTGGCCTGATGTATTTTCCGGAGCCTCTTGTTGCTCCCTATGTGAAGGATGGACGGCTCCGCCTGGTGCTTACGGAATGGTCCCCGCTGGAGGCAGGTTTTCATATCTATTATTCAAGCCGTCGGCAATTGCCGACCGGGCTTCGCCTTCTGATAGAGTTCCTACAGGAGGCCAGGCCGCTGGGGTTGTGA
- a CDS encoding superoxide dismutase, producing MRILCLDIPAPGASLEKYAPHLNAEALHAWGLYKSGFIRDIYFRQDRPGVAIFLECDSVDEAMSVMAEFPLAKAGLLSFECIPLGSFINWENLFAAEFKNKE from the coding sequence ATGCGAATTTTATGTCTGGATATCCCCGCACCTGGAGCATCGCTGGAAAAATATGCTCCACACCTTAACGCTGAAGCACTGCACGCCTGGGGATTGTATAAATCAGGCTTCATCCGCGACATCTACTTTCGTCAGGACAGACCTGGCGTTGCTATTTTTCTTGAATGTGACTCTGTCGATGAAGCGATGAGCGTAATGGCCGAATTTCCGCTGGCAAAAGCAGGTTTATTAAGCTTTGAGTGCATTCCGCTTGGATCCTTTATTAACTGGGAAAATCTCTTTGCCGCTGAATTTAAAAATAAAGAGTGA
- a CDS encoding NAD(P)H-dependent oxidoreductase translates to MKNILVVSGHPELTHSIANATILDEVATALPDAEIRRLDWLYPDGKFNIAAEQESLLRADVIVWQFPFSWYGLPGLMKQWLDEVFVHGFAHGSTAKLGGKKLILSFTTGAPQELYTADGFFGHAIEEYLIPFETTARLCNLELLSPVYTCGISYADRDADKIAQQKTLARAHASRLVDLLNTVRK, encoded by the coding sequence ATGAAAAATATCCTTGTTGTTTCAGGTCATCCTGAGCTTACCCATTCCATCGCCAACGCTACTATCCTTGATGAAGTGGCGACCGCCCTTCCCGATGCTGAAATTCGTCGTCTGGACTGGCTCTACCCGGACGGCAAATTCAATATCGCTGCGGAGCAGGAAAGCCTGCTCAGGGCCGATGTGATTGTCTGGCAGTTCCCTTTTTCCTGGTATGGGCTGCCCGGGTTAATGAAACAATGGCTGGACGAGGTCTTTGTCCACGGCTTCGCGCATGGCTCAACGGCAAAACTGGGCGGTAAAAAGCTGATCCTCTCCTTCACTACAGGGGCGCCACAGGAGCTCTATACCGCTGACGGTTTCTTTGGCCATGCCATTGAAGAGTATCTTATTCCGTTCGAGACCACGGCAAGACTGTGCAATCTTGAGCTGCTGTCGCCGGTTTATACCTGTGGTATCAGCTATGCCGACCGGGATGCCGACAAAATCGCACAGCAAAAAACGCTTGCCAGGGCGCACGCTTCAAGGCTTGTCGATCTGCTCAATACCGTTCGTAAATAA
- a CDS encoding aldo/keto reductase, with the protein MNYTHLGRTGLKVSRLCLGTMNFGDVTDEKTSARILDEALEAGINFIDTADVYGTEQSPDIQQGSGLSEEIIGRWLQQGGRRERIVLATKVYQPMGPGPNDRCLSAYHIRKACEDSLRRLKTDHIDVYQMHHIDRHTPWEEIWQAMELLVQQGKVLYIGSSNFAGWDIATAQSVATTRHFPGLAAEQSLYNLTARTIELEVIPACRHFGLGLIPWSPLAGGLLGGVLKKMASGRRARPAFSRLIEQYRPQLEAYERLCEDLGETPSNVALAWLLQNPVVTAPLIGPRTVEQLQEALHATTITLSDDTMSCLDEIWPGPGGEAPQAYAW; encoded by the coding sequence ATGAACTATACGCATCTTGGCCGCACCGGCCTGAAAGTCAGCCGCCTTTGTCTCGGAACCATGAATTTTGGTGACGTCACCGACGAGAAGACCAGTGCCCGCATTTTGGATGAGGCGCTTGAGGCGGGTATAAATTTCATTGATACAGCAGACGTGTATGGCACCGAACAATCACCCGATATCCAGCAAGGTTCGGGGCTGTCCGAGGAAATTATTGGTCGCTGGCTTCAGCAGGGTGGCCGCCGTGAACGTATCGTCCTTGCGACGAAAGTCTATCAGCCTATGGGACCAGGTCCGAACGATCGCTGTCTTTCTGCTTATCATATTCGCAAGGCCTGCGAGGACAGTTTGCGACGGCTTAAGACCGACCATATTGATGTCTATCAGATGCATCACATCGATCGTCATACGCCATGGGAAGAGATCTGGCAGGCAATGGAGCTCCTTGTTCAGCAGGGAAAAGTTCTTTATATCGGTAGCAGCAATTTCGCGGGCTGGGATATTGCGACTGCGCAGTCAGTTGCTACGACTCGTCATTTCCCTGGCCTTGCCGCCGAGCAAAGTCTCTACAATCTGACAGCCCGAACTATTGAACTGGAGGTCATTCCCGCATGCCGTCATTTTGGCCTGGGGCTGATTCCCTGGAGCCCACTTGCCGGAGGGTTGCTTGGTGGCGTACTGAAAAAGATGGCAAGTGGGCGTCGTGCAAGGCCCGCTTTTTCCCGTCTAATCGAACAGTACCGTCCGCAGCTGGAAGCCTACGAAAGATTATGTGAGGACCTCGGCGAAACCCCTTCTAATGTGGCTCTTGCGTGGCTCCTACAGAATCCTGTCGTTACTGCTCCACTTATCGGGCCTCGTACGGTCGAACAACTCCAGGAGGCGCTTCACGCAACGACAATCACGCTATCAGACGACACCATGAGCTGTCTCGACGAAATCTGGCCCGGACCCGGGGGAGAAGCGCCCCAGGCTTATGCATGGTAA